In Terriglobales bacterium, the sequence GTTGTGGTTGCGGGAAGACACGTAAATGTTGTTGACGTCGAGCAGAATGCCGCAATCTGCCAACTCCACGACTTCGGAGAGGAACTCCCACTCCGTCATTTCGGAAACATGAAATTCGGCATAGCTGCTGACGTTTTCGACAGCGATGGGGACTTCCACGAAATCGCGAACCTGGCGAATCTTCTGCGCCGTTATGCGGGCAGCTTCGAAGGTGTAGGGCATGGGAAGCAGGTCGTGGCTATAGGTGCCATCCACACTGCCCCAGCAGAGATGGTCGGTGAGCCAGGGAGTGCCCGTCGTCCTCACCAGAGTTTTGAGCCGCTTCAAATGCTCGCGGTTCAGCGGTTCCGCCGATCCAAAGTACATGGAGACGCCGTGCTGCACTACACGGTACTGCTCCAGAATCTGGTCCAGGACATGCAGGGGTCGTCCGCCATCCACCATGTAATTTTCCGAGATGATTTCGAACCAGTCGACCACTGGCTTGTTGGTAAGGATATGGTCGTAATGAGGGATACGCAGACCGATGCCGATCCCTAAATCGTTAAATGCGTTGAAACGGTTCCCCGCCATAATGATTAGAATTCCGGAAAAAGGGTCGGGTACAAGAATTCCCGACCCCTACACTGGTTCGTGATCAGATTACTGTGAGGGCGGCTTGGAGCCATCGGTAGCGCATCCACCTTTGCCCTTGCAGGAATTCTTGCCCTTGCAGCCATTATCACCCGCTTTGCATCCGCCTTTGCCTTTACAGGAATTCTGGCCCTTGCAGGCGTGCTTTTCGGTCTTGTCAGCCTTGTCTTTGCTGGCTGTGGGAGAAGAGTTCTTGCCAGCATCGGTGCTCTGATCCTGGGCCTGCAGCCGGACGCTGGTGCCTGTGAGCAGACCCGCCAGGGCCGCCCCCGCCACCAACGCCTTCAACGACTTGCTCATGTGTTTATTCCTCCTCAAGTTGTTAGGTTCATCTATTTCCCGCGACACTTCGGTCGGGGCCGAGCTAAAAAGCCTAACTGCACAGATATGAATTCAACTTCCAGAACCGCGATTCCCACCTGAGATTCCCCACTCCCGGGAAAGTTACGGATGACAGACACAGTAAGTACGCAGGTCCGGCCAAGATGGATTGCCCTGGGTACCCCGAGCCGAAGTGGCACGCACTGAAAAGAGAAGAACCAGATCGGAGAGCAATTCGCACACAGCCTTGTAATCAACTGGAGGTCTGAGTGCGGGTCTCCCCACCCCACAAAAGGTTTGCAAACCCTATCACACGGGCGGGACTGAAGTCTATGGCAGGGGATGCCCGCGGAGTGGAGCCTGATAAGGCCGGCTGTGTGTTGACGAAATTTCCTGGTGGGACGAATTGCACCGATATGGCATTGCGCGAGAAGCGGTTTGGTTCCGCGCAACCAGGGATACGCTTTTGGGGCTACAATCTGCCAGGAGTTCCAGCCATGCGCGGCATCCTGACCGCGATCCTCTTGCTCACGCTTACCGGTTGTGGCTTTGTTGGAGTCTCGGGCTTCTTCAATCCCGGAGCGGCGAGCGGCGTGGTCAGCATTGTTCACTTCACAGCCGTAGGGGACGGCGGAATCTTCGTGAACGTCACCGCGGTCACGCTGATCAACTCCGGCTCGGCGCAGGATTTCACATTCTGTGGCAACCAGACCAATCTCTTTCCAATGAATACCTT encodes:
- a CDS encoding DUF692 domain-containing protein, whose protein sequence is MAGNRFNAFNDLGIGIGLRIPHYDHILTNKPVVDWFEIISENYMVDGGRPLHVLDQILEQYRVVQHGVSMYFGSAEPLNREHLKRLKTLVRTTGTPWLTDHLCWGSVDGTYSHDLLPMPYTFEAARITAQKIRQVRDFVEVPIAVENVSSYAEFHVSEMTEWEFLSEVVELADCGILLDVNNIYVSSRNHNFDPFTYLNSVPAERVAQIHIAGHSKFQKYILDTHDHPVIDPVWKLYARAIELAGPTPTLLEWDDNIPSFDEVHGEALKANRFVGALVAAS